The Thermoplasmata archaeon DNA segment TCTTCGGGCGGGTAGGCGTTGCACCGGTAACAGTAGTATCGTTCGTACGCCGCGACGTACGAGAGGATCCCGCCGCATGTGGCGCACGGCTTTGCGTCGCGGTCCCCGTACCCTTCCGGCGCATACCGACTGCATGAGTAGCAATAGTGCCGGTTGTACTGCTCGAGGAACGAGGTCTCGCTACCGCAGTTTGGACAGGGGAGGCCAGTCAAGCAAACGTGCGGAGGCCGGGTAACGCGAATAAAGGCTCTTCCGTGATTTCAGAAAATGATACTCTTCGCTCGCTCTGCGGCCGAATCGATCGCGAAAACCCTTTTACACGAAGCATCGATGGGCTCGCGCGCCACCATAGCTCAGTCGGTAGAGCAGCCGCCTTGTAAGCGGCAGGTCGGGAGTTCAATTCTCCCTGGTGGCTTCCGAGGCCCTTGTCCTCCGCGGATCGTTTCCGCTCTTTGGCTCGAGGAGGAATCCTGCCTCGTTACGGCGACGCGGCATCTCCTCGAAGATGACGTCGAGTTGTGCGGCGAGGGCTTTGGCCTCCGAGTGCAGCGCCCGAAGGTGGTCCGCCTTGACGCGGTAGCGGCCCTTCATCTGTCGGATCACCAGCTGCGAGTCCCCATGGATAACGTACGCCCCTCTTTGGCCTGTGGCGGCCTCAATCTCGCGAAGCCGGCGCAACAGGAAGATCAGGCCGTGGTACTCCGCGATGTTATTGCTCCTCAAGCGCCCTTGAGCGGTTTCGAGATCTGGTACGTCACGCACGACTCCTTGCCCGCCGATCACGTAGGCGGCCCGCATCGGTCCTTTCTGTCCGAACTGATTTCCGGGACACGCTCCGTCGAAGAAACATTCCGTGCGGGCGGGATCGGGTCGGACCATTTGGCATCCGGCAGTACATGGCCGCGCGGCTTGAAACCTGCCTCGCCGCCCGTCGGTTTCATGTCTGATTTCGCCGACTGATAATCGTGGGAGAAGAATTAGGTACCTCGACCCATCGTATCCCGCCCGCCAGGTCGTGATACGCCTGTTCCACTCCCGCCGATCCGAGGATGCGCCCGCAGGAGAACCGAATCCGCACCGGCTTCTCACCGAGTACGTGCTGAACATGTCGATCACGTGCCTCGGGGACGAAGACGTGACGCCGCTGTACGAGGAATACATCAAGGACTCGCGGCTCGGCCGACCGGAAAAGGAGGAACTGACCGAGGTCTATCGCAGCCTCCTGCCGAGGATGCCGTCTGGTCCCTTCGGGCGATAGCCCGTCCCGATCCCGCGCGGTCGCATCTCAGCAACACGGTTGACGGACATCGCGTGGTCCCACGCAGCCCGTGCAACATC contains these protein-coding regions:
- a CDS encoding ribonuclease HI family protein, producing the protein MVRPDPARTECFFDGACPGNQFGQKGPMRAAYVIGGQGVVRDVPDLETAQGRLRSNNIAEYHGLIFLLRRLREIEAATGQRGAYVIHGDSQLVIRQMKGRYRVKADHLRALHSEAKALAAQLDVIFEEMPRRRNEAGFLLEPKSGNDPRRTRASEATREN